In the Quadrisphaera sp. RL12-1S genome, one interval contains:
- a CDS encoding FKBP-type peptidyl-prolyl cis-trans isomerase — protein sequence MIAARRRPALLVSLVAGALLLTGCSGGSGDGSGTASSSTAASTAAVTGDLSKVTVTDPAEGATGQAAVPTVTVPAGFSTTKTTTRVLQEGTGEAATTGQVLSVDFVGVNGQSGKPFGSSSWTDKPSQFVLGPGVIPAFTTALTGVKAGTRMLIAVAPADGYGPQGGLPQAQIGATDTLVYLVDVKSVSPGWATGTPQTAPLPAGVASVAVDPTTHAPKITLDSTVAPPTSLVSQVLVKGTGAPVQKGQQLTMQYTGVTWSTGEVFDSSWANGAPFDFTLGSGQVIKGWDQGLEGVPVGSQVLLVIPPDLGYGATSPSEKIPANATLVFVVDVLAAQ from the coding sequence GTGATCGCCGCTCGTCGTCGTCCTGCTCTCCTCGTCTCCCTCGTGGCCGGTGCGCTCCTGCTCACCGGGTGCTCCGGCGGCTCCGGTGACGGGTCGGGCACCGCGTCGAGCAGCACCGCCGCCAGCACCGCCGCGGTCACGGGCGACCTCTCGAAGGTCACCGTCACCGACCCCGCCGAGGGCGCCACCGGCCAGGCCGCGGTCCCCACCGTCACCGTGCCGGCGGGCTTCAGCACCACCAAGACCACGACGCGGGTGCTCCAGGAGGGCACGGGCGAGGCGGCCACGACCGGCCAGGTGCTCAGCGTCGACTTCGTGGGAGTCAACGGCCAGAGCGGCAAGCCCTTCGGGTCCAGCAGCTGGACCGACAAGCCGTCGCAGTTCGTGCTCGGCCCCGGTGTCATCCCGGCCTTCACCACCGCCCTCACCGGGGTCAAGGCCGGCACGCGGATGCTGATCGCCGTCGCCCCGGCCGACGGGTACGGCCCGCAGGGCGGTCTCCCGCAGGCCCAGATCGGCGCCACCGACACCCTCGTCTACCTCGTGGACGTGAAGTCCGTCTCACCGGGCTGGGCCACCGGGACCCCGCAGACGGCGCCGCTGCCGGCCGGTGTGGCGTCCGTCGCCGTCGACCCGACCACCCACGCCCCGAAGATCACCCTCGACTCGACGGTCGCCCCGCCGACGTCGCTGGTCAGCCAGGTCCTCGTCAAGGGCACCGGTGCGCCGGTGCAGAAGGGCCAGCAGCTGACCATGCAGTACACCGGCGTCACGTGGTCCACCGGTGAGGTCTTCGACTCCTCCTGGGCCAACGGCGCCCCGTTCGACTTCACGCTCGGCTCCGGGCAGGTCATCAAGGGCTGGGACCAGGGCCTGGAGGGCGTTCCCGTGGGCAGCCAGGTGCTGCTCGTCATCCCACCGGACCTCGGCTACGGGGCGACGTCGCCGAGCGAGAAGATCCCCGCGAACGCGACCCTCGTGTTCGTCGTCGACGTGCTCGCGGCACAGTGA
- a CDS encoding FKBP-type peptidyl-prolyl cis-trans isomerase → MSTHDNAGTRPEVDPPEGPAPTELVITDITVGDGPEATPGATVTTHYVGVTHSTGEQFDASWDRGEPLSFRVGVGQVIKGWDDGLLGMRVGGRRRLEIPSALAYGKRGAGGVIGPDEALVFVVDLVGVR, encoded by the coding sequence ATGAGCACCCACGACAACGCAGGGACCCGTCCCGAGGTCGACCCGCCCGAGGGTCCCGCCCCCACCGAGCTCGTCATCACCGACATCACCGTCGGTGACGGCCCCGAGGCCACCCCCGGCGCCACCGTCACCACCCACTACGTGGGCGTCACCCACTCCACCGGCGAGCAGTTCGACGCCTCGTGGGACCGCGGCGAGCCGCTGAGCTTCCGCGTGGGCGTCGGCCAGGTCATCAAGGGCTGGGACGACGGCCTGCTCGGCATGCGCGTCGGCGGCCGCCGTCGCCTGGAGATCCCGTCCGCCCTGGCGTACGGCAAGCGCGGCGCCGGCGGCGTCATCGGCCCGGACGAGGCCCTCGTCTTCGTGGTCGACCTCGTCGGGGTCCGCTGA
- a CDS encoding GNAT family N-acetyltransferase — MGGWRLRRARLADAGEVLVVSLAAFVSEAQRYGDPLLPPLRETLSDVRAAIDDPAQRVVVAEAGAWSDWKPDRVLGSVRVHLARDLPGDLPGGQDDDGDGPLVGHVGRLVVVPDAQGRGLGKALLGAAEDEARQAGAVRMELFTGAESEGSIALYQRAGYRLSDRPGDAARVDDRGVRLVVLVKPLI, encoded by the coding sequence GTGGGTGGGTGGCGGCTGCGCCGCGCACGGCTGGCGGACGCCGGTGAGGTGCTCGTGGTCTCGCTGGCGGCGTTCGTCAGCGAGGCCCAGCGCTACGGCGACCCGCTGCTCCCGCCGCTGCGGGAGACGCTCTCCGACGTGCGCGCCGCCATCGACGACCCGGCGCAGCGGGTCGTGGTCGCCGAGGCCGGTGCCTGGTCGGACTGGAAGCCGGACCGGGTGCTGGGCTCGGTCCGCGTCCACCTGGCCCGTGACCTGCCCGGCGATCTGCCCGGCGGGCAGGACGACGACGGTGACGGCCCGCTCGTCGGGCACGTGGGCAGGCTCGTCGTCGTCCCGGATGCGCAGGGACGGGGGCTCGGCAAGGCCCTCCTGGGCGCGGCCGAGGACGAGGCCCGCCAGGCGGGTGCGGTGCGCATGGAGCTGTTCACGGGAGCGGAGTCGGAGGGCTCGATCGCGCTGTACCAGCGCGCCGGGTACCGCCTGAGCGACAGGCCCGGTGACGCCGCCCGCGTCGACGACCGCGGCGTCCGCCTCGTGGTGCTCGTCAAGCCGCTCATCTGA
- a CDS encoding MFS transporter, whose product MPQDTRATRTAAPDRLEVVTAPDGATTTGGAVGTTTAPRRGRWVDVWNPEDHVQWEGGGRATARRNLWWSIAAEFLGFTVWQLWSIATPVLIASGYPITASQALWLTGVPVLVGATMRFPYSFAVARFGGRNWTVVSALLLVVPCLGLVHVATNPGTPFWLMLTIAATAGVGGGNFASSMSNISFFFPEKEKGAALGLNAAGGNIGVAVIQFVTPFLVVAGVAASTARPAYILIPLILVAAFGAWRCMDNLSQAKADGEAWKLAARTRHTWIVSLLYIGTFGSFIGYAAAFPLLLKTQFPEVNLGIAFLGALVGSLARPYGGKLADRLGGARISIAAYAVLALGAAGAVLALQLKSLPLFFGAFMVLFVASGIGNGSTYRMIPAIFRGRTAMDDVDGLVRAKRTASACIGISAGIGAYGGFLVNRGFATSTAQFGSLQPALWSFVVFYVLCIGVTWAVYARKGALGLNERI is encoded by the coding sequence ATGCCGCAGGACACCCGCGCCACGCGCACCGCAGCGCCCGACCGCCTCGAGGTGGTCACCGCCCCGGACGGCGCGACCACCACCGGTGGCGCCGTCGGCACCACGACCGCCCCCCGCCGCGGGCGGTGGGTGGACGTCTGGAACCCCGAGGACCACGTCCAGTGGGAGGGCGGCGGCCGTGCCACCGCCCGCCGCAACCTGTGGTGGTCCATCGCCGCCGAGTTCCTCGGCTTCACCGTCTGGCAGCTGTGGTCGATCGCGACCCCGGTGCTGATCGCCTCCGGCTACCCGATCACCGCGTCCCAGGCCCTCTGGCTGACCGGCGTCCCGGTGCTCGTCGGCGCCACGATGCGGTTCCCGTACTCCTTCGCCGTGGCCAGGTTCGGCGGGCGCAACTGGACGGTCGTCTCCGCGCTCCTGCTGGTCGTCCCGTGCCTGGGCCTGGTGCACGTGGCCACCAACCCCGGCACCCCGTTCTGGCTGATGCTGACCATCGCCGCTACCGCCGGCGTGGGCGGCGGCAACTTCGCCTCCTCGATGAGCAACATCTCCTTCTTCTTCCCCGAGAAGGAGAAGGGCGCCGCCCTCGGCCTCAACGCTGCCGGCGGCAACATCGGCGTGGCCGTCATCCAGTTCGTCACGCCGTTCCTCGTGGTGGCCGGCGTCGCCGCCAGCACCGCCCGGCCCGCCTACATCCTCATCCCGCTGATCCTCGTCGCGGCCTTCGGCGCCTGGCGCTGCATGGACAACCTCTCCCAGGCCAAGGCCGACGGCGAGGCGTGGAAGCTCGCGGCCCGCACCCGCCACACCTGGATCGTCTCGCTGCTCTACATCGGCACCTTCGGCTCGTTCATCGGCTACGCCGCGGCCTTCCCGCTGCTGCTCAAGACGCAGTTCCCCGAGGTGAACCTCGGCATCGCCTTCCTCGGTGCGCTCGTCGGCTCCCTCGCCCGTCCCTACGGCGGCAAGCTCGCCGACCGCCTCGGAGGCGCCCGGATCAGCATCGCCGCCTACGCCGTCCTGGCGCTCGGCGCCGCGGGGGCCGTGCTCGCGCTGCAGCTGAAGAGCCTGCCGCTGTTCTTCGGGGCGTTCATGGTGCTCTTCGTGGCCAGCGGCATCGGCAACGGGTCCACCTACCGCATGATCCCGGCGATCTTCCGCGGCAGGACGGCGATGGACGACGTCGACGGGCTGGTCCGCGCCAAGCGCACCGCCTCCGCCTGCATCGGCATCTCGGCCGGCATCGGCGCCTACGGCGGCTTCCTGGTCAACCGCGGCTTCGCCACCTCCACCGCCCAGTTCGGCTCGCTGCAGCCGGCGCTGTGGAGCTTCGTGGTCTTCTACGTCCTCTGCATCGGCGTCACGTGGGCCGTGTACGCCCGCAAGGGCGCCCTGGGCCTGAATGAGCGGATCTGA
- a CDS encoding HNH endonuclease signature motif containing protein produces the protein MDETPASALVAASDGLPQPPARTRRTRSQARRRRAALSELPPRGPARRRHDATRRDVARRGLPGPAGMDQALLDQVLTARAVPDEEWVWDAALSRWRVATDADDAPWISGDVSGLLEHPDDAPVDVVLDDGPCPFQQHRTAQRAAGEFERWLAEDADDDERRRVRAVVAERVALHAARRHAHRLRTQQAAVGRAQGSQVRILAAMAPLYRAAVHHPDREPDDQDDLDDSPGGSRAQRQRESLEAFGLTDLVTEVALLLAWTEHRAGKQVRLAEHVVGCLPRTLERLEAGRLDLALVTVVAEQSLDLDPQLALELDEEVFGPDGSGLGLNTAELKDVVDEVVARKDAAAVRRRSRRKVSARSVVMRPLGDGIAQLVMTGPAPAVVATYEHLDAVAGLNLAEARQAISEGRLPADGGDPYANGVDGLGGAPDGPEADAAVHDARRMPAHRFDALATAVQGASPAEPGAPRPQTTLELHAALSTLCGEDDQPGWLEGLGWVPGWLVRQGLTWERCRLRRVLTDPFTGYLVTVDGHTYPASWLTDPGPPPPPRTRPGPPPGTPPRGPGAAPTTFHGRPVQQVPGTPHEDDDDPPAQPDQQSDEHLDDLHDDVVLAPEADSPVPCTDGTCSPASPSSCPVASVGGGRYAPPAALARVVRRRWGRCAHPGCRRRATACDLDHVVPHRRGGPAAGGGSTCACNLEPKCRRHHLLKHGGRQDPSRPDDGWVRWTARWQQWRCDRGSSHWRSPLGFDHHSAPRPAALPDERYRFTPWPPRNPLEEERLGRRHAGALDEAPSLANARRTHVTFPDEPPF, from the coding sequence GTGGACGAGACCCCCGCGAGCGCCCTCGTGGCGGCGAGCGACGGGCTCCCGCAGCCTCCGGCGCGGACGCGCCGGACCCGGTCGCAGGCCCGTCGTCGTCGTGCGGCCCTGTCCGAGCTGCCACCGCGCGGCCCCGCCCGGCGCCGGCACGACGCGACCCGGCGGGACGTGGCCCGGCGGGGCCTGCCCGGTCCGGCCGGCATGGACCAGGCGCTGCTCGACCAGGTGCTCACCGCCCGCGCCGTGCCGGACGAGGAGTGGGTCTGGGACGCCGCGCTCAGCCGGTGGCGCGTCGCCACCGACGCCGACGACGCCCCGTGGATCTCCGGGGACGTCTCCGGCCTGCTCGAGCACCCCGACGACGCTCCGGTCGACGTCGTCCTCGACGACGGGCCCTGTCCCTTCCAGCAGCACAGGACCGCGCAGCGAGCCGCTGGTGAGTTCGAGCGCTGGCTCGCTGAGGACGCCGACGACGACGAGCGCCGCCGCGTCCGCGCCGTCGTCGCCGAGCGGGTCGCCCTGCACGCCGCGAGGAGGCACGCCCACAGGCTCCGCACCCAGCAGGCCGCCGTGGGGCGGGCCCAGGGCAGCCAGGTCCGCATCCTCGCAGCGATGGCGCCGCTGTACCGAGCCGCCGTGCACCACCCCGACAGGGAGCCCGACGACCAGGACGACCTCGACGACTCACCGGGCGGGTCCCGCGCGCAGCGCCAGCGCGAGTCGCTGGAGGCGTTCGGCCTGACCGACCTCGTCACCGAGGTGGCGCTGCTGCTCGCGTGGACGGAGCACCGCGCCGGCAAGCAGGTGCGGCTGGCCGAGCACGTGGTCGGCTGCCTCCCGCGGACCCTGGAGCGCCTGGAGGCCGGGCGGCTGGACCTCGCCCTGGTGACGGTGGTCGCCGAGCAGAGCCTCGACCTCGACCCGCAGCTGGCGCTCGAGCTCGACGAGGAAGTCTTCGGCCCCGACGGCTCCGGGCTGGGACTGAACACCGCCGAGCTCAAGGACGTCGTCGACGAGGTGGTGGCCCGCAAGGACGCCGCCGCGGTGCGCCGCCGGTCGCGCCGGAAGGTGTCGGCGCGGTCGGTGGTCATGCGGCCCCTCGGCGACGGCATCGCCCAGCTGGTCATGACCGGCCCGGCACCCGCCGTCGTCGCGACCTACGAGCACCTCGACGCCGTCGCCGGGCTGAACCTCGCCGAGGCGCGCCAGGCGATCTCGGAGGGGCGACTGCCCGCCGACGGCGGCGACCCCTACGCCAACGGAGTGGACGGGCTCGGCGGGGCTCCGGACGGTCCGGAGGCTGACGCCGCCGTCCACGACGCCCGGCGGATGCCCGCACACCGCTTCGACGCCCTGGCCACCGCGGTGCAGGGCGCCTCTCCCGCCGAGCCGGGCGCCCCGCGCCCGCAGACGACGCTGGAGCTGCACGCGGCGCTGTCCACGCTGTGCGGCGAGGACGACCAGCCCGGGTGGCTGGAGGGCCTCGGCTGGGTGCCCGGGTGGCTGGTCCGCCAGGGGCTGACGTGGGAGCGCTGCCGGCTGCGGCGTGTCCTCACCGACCCCTTCACCGGCTACCTCGTCACCGTGGACGGGCACACGTACCCGGCGAGCTGGCTCACCGACCCGGGGCCACCACCACCCCCGCGCACGCGCCCGGGGCCGCCGCCGGGCACCCCTCCCCGCGGTCCGGGAGCGGCCCCCACGACCTTCCACGGGCGCCCCGTCCAGCAGGTGCCCGGCACCCCGCACGAGGACGACGACGACCCGCCCGCCCAGCCCGACCAGCAGTCCGACGAGCATCTCGACGACCTGCACGACGACGTCGTGCTCGCTCCCGAGGCCGACTCCCCCGTCCCCTGCACCGACGGCACCTGCTCCCCGGCCAGCCCCTCGAGCTGCCCGGTCGCGAGCGTCGGCGGTGGCCGTTACGCGCCTCCCGCGGCACTGGCCCGGGTGGTCCGACGGCGGTGGGGCCGCTGCGCCCACCCCGGGTGCCGGCGCCGCGCCACGGCGTGCGACCTCGACCACGTCGTCCCTCACCGCCGCGGTGGCCCCGCCGCCGGCGGAGGGAGCACGTGCGCCTGCAACCTCGAACCGAAGTGCCGGCGCCACCACCTGCTGAAGCACGGCGGACGGCAGGACCCGTCCCGCCCCGATGACGGGTGGGTGCGCTGGACCGCGCGCTGGCAGCAGTGGCGGTGCGACCGCGGGTCGTCGCACTGGCGCTCACCGCTGGGCTTCGACCACCACAGCGCTCCCCGCCCCGCGGCGCTCCCGGACGAGCGGTACCGCTTCACACCGTGGCCACCGCGGAACCCCCTCGAGGAGGAGCGCCTCGGACGCCGGCACGCTGGCGCCCTCGACGAGGCGCCGTCGCTCGCGAACGCCCGCCGCACGCACGTCACCTTCCCCGACGAGCCGCCCTTCTAG
- the pafA gene encoding Pup--protein ligase, which yields MDRRILGLETEYGVTCAADGQRRLSADEVARYLFRKVVSWGRSSNVFLRNGARLYLDVGSHPEYATPECDDVRQLVIHDRAGERILEGLTVDAERRLAEEGIGGEVFLFKNNTDSAGNSYGCHENYLVPRQGEFSRLADVLIPFLVTRQVLVGAGKVLQTPRGAVYCLSQRADHIWEGVSSATTRSRPIINTRDEPHADADRFRRLHVIVGDSNMSETTTMLKAGAVDIVLRMLESGVAVRDLSLENPIRAIREVSHDTTGRRMLKLANGGEASALEVQEEYLERAKAFIDEEGTRSSTDKRVLDLWERGLRAVREGDLSLVDRELDWVIKLKLVERYQARHGLSLSDARVARLDLAYHDVSRTRGLYNLLAARGMVERVSSDIEVFEATSVPPQTTRARLRGDFVRTAQEKRRDFTVDWVHLKLNDQSQRTVLCKDPFRSVDERVERLIASM from the coding sequence GTGGACCGCCGGATCCTGGGTCTGGAGACCGAGTACGGGGTCACCTGCGCCGCGGACGGCCAGCGCCGCCTGTCCGCCGACGAGGTCGCCCGCTACCTCTTCCGCAAGGTCGTCTCGTGGGGGCGGTCGTCCAACGTCTTCCTCCGCAACGGCGCCCGCCTCTACCTCGACGTGGGCTCCCACCCCGAGTACGCCACCCCCGAGTGCGACGACGTGCGCCAGCTCGTGATCCACGACCGCGCGGGCGAGCGGATCCTCGAGGGGCTCACGGTGGACGCCGAGCGGCGCCTCGCCGAGGAGGGCATCGGTGGGGAGGTGTTCCTCTTCAAGAACAACACCGACTCCGCCGGCAACTCCTACGGCTGCCACGAGAACTACCTCGTGCCCCGCCAGGGGGAGTTCTCCCGCCTCGCCGACGTCCTCATCCCCTTCCTGGTCACCCGCCAGGTGCTCGTCGGCGCCGGCAAGGTGCTCCAGACGCCGCGCGGGGCGGTCTACTGCCTGTCCCAGCGCGCCGACCACATCTGGGAGGGCGTCTCCAGCGCCACCACGCGCAGCCGGCCCATCATCAACACCCGCGACGAGCCCCACGCCGACGCCGACAGGTTCCGCCGCCTCCACGTCATCGTGGGCGACTCGAACATGTCCGAGACCACCACGATGCTCAAGGCTGGCGCCGTCGACATCGTCCTGCGGATGCTGGAGAGCGGCGTCGCGGTGCGCGACCTGTCGCTGGAGAACCCCATCCGCGCCATCCGCGAGGTGAGCCACGACACCACCGGGCGGCGGATGCTCAAGCTCGCCAACGGCGGCGAGGCCAGCGCCCTGGAGGTGCAGGAGGAGTACCTCGAGCGCGCGAAGGCCTTCATCGACGAGGAGGGCACCCGCTCCAGCACCGACAAGCGCGTGCTCGACCTGTGGGAGCGCGGCCTGCGCGCCGTGCGCGAGGGCGACCTGTCCCTGGTGGACCGCGAGCTGGACTGGGTCATCAAGCTCAAGCTGGTCGAGCGCTACCAGGCGCGCCACGGCCTGTCGCTGTCCGACGCCCGGGTCGCCCGCCTCGACCTCGCCTACCACGACGTCTCCCGCACCCGGGGTCTGTACAACCTCCTCGCCGCCCGCGGCATGGTGGAGCGCGTCAGCAGCGACATCGAGGTGTTCGAGGCCACCAGCGTGCCCCCGCAGACCACCCGCGCCCGCCTGCGCGGGGACTTCGTGAGGACGGCGCAGGAGAAGCGCCGCGACTTCACCGTCGACTGGGTGCACCTCAAGCTCAACGACCAGTCGCAGCGCACGGTGCTCTGCAAGGACCCGTTCCGGTCGGTGGACGAGAGGGTCGAGCGCCTCATCGCGAGCATGTGA
- a CDS encoding molybdopterin oxidoreductase family protein gives MAPTTALLPTPVVRAGAGSSQQPVRTTTRTHCPYCSLQCGILLTAGGRPAILEPDPDFPTSSGGLCSKGWTAHELLDHPERLLTPLVRAVPGDRTSPLVEASWEQALDRVVEAITGTQARYGRDAVGVFGGGGLTNEKAYALGKFARVALRTSAIDYNGRFCMSSAAGAMNRVFGVDRGLPFPLADLAEADAIMITGGNPAATMPPAMQFFDAARARGASLVVVDPRRTPTAAAAAAQGVHLAPVPGTDLPLLLGMLHAAVRDGFVDREYVDARTTGFDAAAAAAAQWWPERVERTTGVPEGDLRRAVRLLAAASTTRGGAGAVMLSGRGAEQHANGTDTVLAQANLALALGLPGRPGSGFGTVTGQGNGQGGREHGLKADQLPGYRSITDPAARAHVAGVWGVDPDVLPGPGRSAYEMLDALGGGESGTEPGARTLLLLASNPVVSAPDAERVRRRLAALDHLVVVDFFLSETAALADVVLPTAQWAEEAGTMTNVEGRVLLRRRALAPPDGVRDDLELLNALAHRLDLPAGLDADTAFPTDPETVFTELRRASAGGRADYSGITYGRLEAEQGVFWPCPAVEEDDDEGAVHPGTPRLFADAFPTHDGRAQCAVVRYTPRAERTGRDSSGEDYPYVLTTGRTMAQYQSGAQTRRVRQLVMADPDARAELHPDLARRHGVADGDLVRLTTRRGTALFRARVTRDITAGTVFVPFHWGGMSVANALTDTRLDPVSRMPEFKACAVRLERHDGDHEADLTREPTREPHRDTRGESR, from the coding sequence TTGGCCCCCACCACGGCGCTCCTGCCGACGCCCGTCGTCCGGGCCGGCGCCGGCAGCAGCCAGCAGCCGGTCCGGACGACGACGAGGACGCACTGCCCCTACTGCTCCCTGCAGTGCGGCATCCTCCTCACCGCCGGCGGCCGCCCGGCCATCCTCGAGCCCGACCCCGACTTCCCCACCAGCTCGGGCGGCCTGTGCTCCAAGGGCTGGACGGCGCACGAGCTGCTCGACCACCCCGAGCGCCTGCTCACCCCGCTGGTGCGCGCCGTCCCGGGCGACCGCACCTCCCCGCTGGTCGAGGCCTCCTGGGAGCAGGCGCTGGACCGCGTGGTCGAGGCCATCACCGGCACGCAGGCCCGGTACGGCCGTGACGCCGTCGGCGTCTTCGGCGGCGGCGGCCTGACCAACGAGAAGGCCTACGCGCTGGGCAAGTTCGCCAGGGTCGCGCTGCGCACCAGCGCCATCGACTACAACGGCAGGTTCTGCATGAGCAGCGCCGCCGGTGCCATGAACCGCGTCTTCGGGGTGGACCGGGGGCTGCCGTTCCCGCTGGCCGACCTGGCCGAGGCCGACGCCATCATGATCACCGGAGGCAACCCCGCGGCCACCATGCCCCCGGCGATGCAGTTCTTCGACGCCGCCCGCGCTCGCGGGGCGTCCCTCGTCGTCGTCGACCCGCGCCGCACCCCGACGGCCGCGGCCGCCGCCGCCCAGGGCGTGCACCTGGCGCCGGTGCCCGGCACGGACCTGCCGCTGCTGCTGGGCATGCTGCACGCGGCGGTGCGCGACGGGTTCGTCGACCGGGAGTACGTGGACGCCCGCACCACCGGCTTCGACGCCGCCGCCGCGGCCGCCGCCCAGTGGTGGCCCGAGCGCGTGGAGCGCACCACCGGCGTGCCCGAGGGCGACCTGCGCCGCGCCGTCCGCCTGCTGGCCGCCGCCTCGACGACCCGCGGCGGAGCCGGAGCGGTCATGCTCTCCGGCCGCGGCGCCGAACAGCACGCGAACGGCACCGACACCGTGCTCGCCCAGGCCAACCTCGCCCTCGCGCTCGGGCTGCCCGGCCGCCCCGGCAGCGGCTTCGGCACCGTCACCGGCCAGGGCAACGGCCAGGGCGGGCGCGAGCACGGCCTCAAGGCCGACCAGCTGCCCGGGTACCGCTCGATCACCGACCCGGCCGCCCGCGCCCACGTCGCCGGCGTCTGGGGCGTGGACCCCGACGTGCTGCCCGGCCCGGGCCGCTCCGCCTACGAGATGCTCGACGCCCTCGGCGGCGGCGAGTCCGGCACCGAGCCCGGTGCGCGGACGCTGCTCCTGCTGGCCTCCAACCCCGTGGTCTCGGCCCCCGACGCCGAGCGCGTGCGCCGCCGGCTCGCGGCGCTGGACCACCTCGTCGTCGTCGACTTCTTCCTGTCCGAGACCGCGGCCCTGGCCGACGTCGTCCTGCCGACGGCCCAGTGGGCGGAGGAGGCCGGCACCATGACGAACGTCGAGGGGCGCGTCCTGCTGCGGCGGCGGGCGCTGGCGCCCCCGGACGGCGTCCGCGACGACCTCGAGCTGCTCAACGCTCTCGCCCATCGCCTCGACCTGCCCGCGGGGCTGGACGCCGACACCGCGTTCCCCACCGACCCCGAGACGGTCTTCACCGAGCTGCGCCGTGCCAGCGCGGGAGGCCGCGCCGACTACTCCGGCATCACCTACGGGCGCCTCGAGGCGGAGCAGGGCGTCTTCTGGCCCTGTCCTGCCGTCGAGGAGGACGACGACGAGGGCGCCGTCCACCCCGGCACCCCGCGGCTGTTCGCCGACGCCTTCCCCACCCACGACGGGCGCGCGCAGTGCGCGGTGGTCAGGTACACCCCGCGCGCCGAGCGCACCGGTCGCGACAGCTCGGGGGAGGACTACCCGTACGTGCTGACCACCGGCCGCACGATGGCCCAGTACCAGTCCGGGGCGCAGACCCGCCGCGTGCGCCAGCTGGTCATGGCCGACCCCGACGCCCGCGCCGAGCTCCACCCCGACCTCGCCCGCCGCCACGGCGTGGCCGACGGCGACCTCGTGCGCCTCACCACCCGCCGCGGCACCGCCCTGTTCCGCGCCCGCGTGACCCGCGACATCACCGCCGGGACGGTCTTCGTGCCGTTCCACTGGGGCGGGATGAGCGTGGCCAACGCCCTCACCGACACCCGCCTGGACCCGGTGAGCCGGATGCCGGAGTTCAAGGCGTGCGCCGTGCGCCTGGAGCGCCACGACGGCGACCACGAGGCAGACCTGACCCGCGAACCCACCCGTGAACCGCACCGCGACACCCGAGGAGAGTCCCGATGA